TGGGCACCCAGGTGCGCTGGCTCAATTATGCATTGAGTATGACGAATCTGGTGATGTTCAGCACCCTAGCGTTCATGATTTGGGTGGCTTACTGGCTGTGGCACATCGACTGGACGACGGCCTTCCATGTTTACGTGTTCGGATTGGTGCCGGTGTCGGTGCTGCTCTATCTGTGGTGGGTCAAAGTGGAGCGCGCGATCAAGGCCGATGTGGCTCGTTGCGTGGCGGGCGAATCACCGAAGGACGGCATTCCGCATCATGGTATCTTTTTCGTGAAAGCCATCGTGTTGCTCCTGGGCATGCCGGTGAAGATCGGCCTCATGATCGTGGCCATGCAGGAAGGGCTGCACAATGGTGTGATCGTGTTCGGCATCGGGGCGCAGGTGGCCGATCTCGGCGTGATCCTCGCGGTGTTGATTTTGCGCCGCATGGAGCGCGGCAATGATCCAATGCTTAACTACGACGGACGCAAAGTGGTCGCCTGATAAATAAAAAACCCGGCGCGAAGCCGGGTTTTTTTATGCGGGTCGTTGACGAAGGATCAGGCCTTGGGGCGGCGACGTAAGAGCGCGAGACCGAGAACGGAGGTGCCGAAAAACGCGGCGTAGGTCGAGGGCTCGGGGATGGAGTTGATGGTAAAGTTGTCCACATCCACGGTGGTGTTCGCGGCCGAACCACCGGTATCGAAGATGCGTAGAATCACCGTGGTGTTGGCCCAGTCGAAATCACCTGAAACAGGCACGTTCGAGAAAGTTTGAGAGCCAACGGTGAGCGTAAGCGATGGAGACGTTCCGGTAACGCTGAGAGTGACCGAATAGTGCCCGAATGCGGAACCGATATCCACGCCGGTAGAAGCTGTTTGGTTGGAGCCCGATTGAAGACCTGCGGTTACACTGGCCGAAGTCACAGTGCCGTCCTTAAAGAAACGAACGAGGTCGGTGGTGCCGGTGTTATCGATATTAAAGAGGGCCAGCATATTGTTACTGGCGTTAGTGGAGTCGGCGAAAATGATTCCGATCGATGAGCCTGCGGTCGTGGCGCGGAAATCAAAGTCTATCTTGAGTGGCGAACTCACCGAAAAGGTGGACTGGGTGCCGGTGGTCGTGTCTCCGGGGGTGGTGTCGTAGAGCAAAGCGGCCGCAGTGACCGAAGCGTCCGGGACGTTGTGGATAATGTAGTCATTGGCCACTCCGTTGGATGACTGGGTGTTGATGGGATTACTGGGGCCGAGATTGCGGAAGTTATCCGTGAGCTGGCCTGCGGTTTCGAAATCCAAGGATACTTGGGCGTGAGCCGTCAGTGCGGTGAAAGCGGCCAGCGACAAAAACAAAGAACGGAGGGGAGTGCGCATGAGCCTCATCCTACTCTAAACGAGGGAAAACGTGTTAGCCTGCCGCCTCGTTAAAAATGGAATAATTCTCAGGTCACGCTCTCTGCGAACTGGAACACTCTGGGGGTTTTGCCAGTGCGGCGCTTGAAGACGCGGACGAAGTGGCTGGGATCGGCGAAGCCGCAGTGGTGGGCGATTTCTCCGACCGAGAGCTTGCGGGCGTGAAGCATGGCCTTGGCGCGTTCAATGCGAACCCACTCGATGTAAGCGGTGAGATTGTCGCCGGTGTGGCGTTTGAATTCACCGCTGAGATAGTTTGGGTGGCAGCCGGCGTGCGCGGCAATGTCTATCACGCGGCAAGACTGGCCGAAGCGTCGCGCGACGAATTTGATCGCGGTGCGCACGAGCGGCGGGGCGTTGTGGTGGGTGATCCAGTGAACGTTTTTCCTGAGCGGCGGGTAGCGTTCGACCGGAATTGCGAGAGCTTCACACCACAGGCGGACCGACTCGACCACGGTGCGAAGGCGCTCCTGGTGCGCGGCGATATCGGCCTCGCGGATACGGGACACCGCTTTCCATGCGGCGAGATGATGGGAAGGATCGATGGCGCGTCGCTGGCAGTAGCGGTGCAGCCGGCGGAGTGACTCGGGTTCACGTTCGATGACGACCACGGAGCCATAATAAAACACGCCGAGCACGGCGCCGCTGACGATGAGCGGCTCGACCAAGTCGAAGAGTCCGAGATGACACAGACCGCCGAAGCCCTTCGCGCGGTGAATGGCCATGCGGTTGGCCGCGCCTTTATTGATCGAGCAGTCGCGTGCTCCCGCGCTGTCGGTCTTCGCATACATGCATGCGGCGCAGGTGTGGATCTCGTAGGATATGGGCAGGAGTAACTGAGGGTAGTCGATAGTAACGCCGGTGAAATCTTCAAAGCTGGCCCGGAGTGGAGCGGTGGCGTTGAGCAGGTCCAGGGTGCGCTGGAACAACGAAGCGGCGGCGGTGGGCGGGGTTATAGTCACGTGCTGCGCCAAGCTGCGAATCGTATCAACCGGTCGTGGGCGCAGGGTGGCCGTAGATGCCGGATTTTTCACGACGGCCCATGCCTTCGTGGACGAGACCGTCCATCTTGAGCACGCGGTAGTGCTCGAACTTCAGATCGATCAGCGCGTTTCCATCGAGCAGTCCGTCCCACGTGCGACGGAGCGGGTCGGCGTAAAGGCCTTCGCCGTAGAGTGAATGGCCGCCGCAGACATCGACGTTGACCGCGCCGTAGTCCTGCAACGCGCGGGCGATGACTTTGGCCGCGGGTGAAAGGCCAAGCGTTTCGAGGTTAAGTGCGGGATCGAGCTGCACGACGGCGCCTTCAGGCAGACCCTCATCCCAGCCGCCGTCGGTCCAGCAGGCCGGCGGGTTGACGAAGCGTTGCAACGCGGAGCACTGGGTGGCGAAGGCGAGTTTGTGGGGGATGACCCCTGCGACCACGTCGTCATGCATGATCGTGCCGGCGAGAATCGGCACACCCGCGGCGCGGGCGGGGCCGTAGGGATGGATGCTCTCGCCGTTGTGCACGGTGAACTCGGCGCGATCGAATACGCCGGACCCGTCGGCGCGATACTTCATGCCGGAGTTGCATTCCCATTCGCCATCGGGGCGGATGCGCACGGCCCACATGTCCCAGATCCAGCCGTTCTGCCAATCAACGAGGGCGATGTGGCTGTCGCTTTCAGGGTCGGGCCGCGCGTGGGCGGGAATCGGAATGAGGCCGGCCTCCGCATCGGCGGCGAAGTCACGACCGTGGCCGAACGGATGCTTCGCGTGGAGGTAAGCCGTGCTGCGTGCCAAACAGCCCGGGCTGCCCGGATGAAACCGACGATGAATGCGGCGACGCGGTGTCGAAGCATCGACCTCGTAGATCGGAATGGTCCACTGGTTAAGATTGAGCCAGAAGCCGCGGTCGTCGTGCTTCGCGAGAAAATCCAGCATCGGGTGCGAGGCCGGATCGATGGCGTGATTGGGGCCGATGGGTTGATTCCAGAAGCTCGTGTCGTTGAAAAAACGTTTCATGGGGTGGGAAACGGTGGGGTGATGTTACCAACGATCCGAGCGGAACGGACTCGCGGGCAGGCCGGTGGGGCCGGCGAGATTGCAGCCCTCGGGGTTGTCGGCCCAAGCGTAGCGCACGGCGGCGGGACGGGTGACGGCGGGATGGCTTACGACTACATCCGCTCCGTCGATACGTGCGGTAGCGGGGTGGAACACGCGGTCTTCTCCGGCGATGAAGAATAGGCGCGGGGGTTGACCGTCAGTGGTGGTGAGACGGGCGCCGGCATCGTTAAAGCGGCAGCGGGCGGAGCCATCGGCGTCGATCACGAGCGAGGCGAAGAGCGGGCCGTTGGGGACGAGGTCTCGGCCGTAAGTGCGCGCGAGCGCGCTGGTGGCGAGACGTTCGCCGACAGGAACTTTGTCCTTCGGGTGAATATCGCCGGCTTCACCGACGTCGATGGTGATGGCCATGCCGGTGTGGGGCAGGGTGAGTGCGGCGGCCTGCGCTTCGCGGAAGTGGGCCCAGTGACTGGCGGCTTGGTATTCCTTGGCGGCTTGGAAACCGGGCAGCTGCACCAGATGGAAAGCGAGGTCGGCCTGTCCCCATTGGCGGCGCCAATCGAGGATAAGGTCCTGCATGAGCCGCTTGTAAATCGCGGCTTCGCCGGCGTTGCCTTCGCCTTGATACCAGATGACTCCGCGCAAGGCGTAGGGCACGAGCGGCCGGAGCATGTTGTCGAAAAGCATATTCGGCGAGTTGCGCTCACCGTGGCCCATGAGATGCGTCTCGGTCACGAGTCCCAGGTTGTGTTCGCACTGGTAGCGCCAGTCGCCGGCCAGCGGAAGGTGGGCGTCGGGCGCGTCGGCGGGGCCGATATGCAGGGAGCTGTCGGCACCGATGATGCCGCCGTCATAGATAAATGAATACGCGCGCACGGCGATGAGCAGCGTGCGGCCGGTGACGACGGCAGCGGGGACGGTGTAAAC
This window of the Rariglobus hedericola genome carries:
- a CDS encoding PEP-CTERM sorting domain-containing protein, whose protein sequence is MRTPLRSLFLSLAAFTALTAHAQVSLDFETAGQLTDNFRNLGPSNPINTQSSNGVANDYIIHNVPDASVTAAALLYDTTPGDTTTGTQSTFSVSSPLKIDFDFRATTAGSSIGIIFADSTNASNNMLALFNIDNTGTTDLVRFFKDGTVTSASVTAGLQSGSNQTASTGVDIGSAFGHYSVTLSVTGTSPSLTLTVGSQTFSNVPVSGDFDWANTTVILRIFDTGGSAANTTVDVDNFTINSIPEPSTYAAFFGTSVLGLALLRRRPKA
- a CDS encoding helix-turn-helix transcriptional regulator, with translation MTITPPTAAASLFQRTLDLLNATAPLRASFEDFTGVTIDYPQLLLPISYEIHTCAACMYAKTDSAGARDCSINKGAANRMAIHRAKGFGGLCHLGLFDLVEPLIVSGAVLGVFYYGSVVVIEREPESLRRLHRYCQRRAIDPSHHLAAWKAVSRIREADIAAHQERLRTVVESVRLWCEALAIPVERYPPLRKNVHWITHHNAPPLVRTAIKFVARRFGQSCRVIDIAAHAGCHPNYLSGEFKRHTGDNLTAYIEWVRIERAKAMLHARKLSVGEIAHHCGFADPSHFVRVFKRRTGKTPRVFQFAESVT